One window of the Eucalyptus grandis isolate ANBG69807.140 chromosome 6, ASM1654582v1, whole genome shotgun sequence genome contains the following:
- the LOC104423261 gene encoding protein MANNAN SYNTHESIS-RELATED 2, translating into MGVDLRQVVAGILTITMFVMLGQMIKRDHFDSVEEKLPGLSDDARFDDSKLEGKSLVSLSKRNKGPWKEESQELKQCWSRPTSDLVEDSKGFVTFSLTNGPEYHVSQIAAAVVVAKYLGATLVLPDIRGSKPGDRRSFGEIYDVDKFVRSLDGIVRVAKETPSGISARNLAVVKVPNTVTEEYIVDHVEPKFKSKGNIRLATYFSSVNMKKPSQKSELDSTSCLAMFGTLELQPEVNEVVDSMVERLRTLSRKSDGHFLAVDLRVDMLENKNCQGTKSCFGTQEVLEFLQKIGIDKDTTIYLTQSRWDSSLNALKKFFPKTYTKEGIMPVDKKSKFLDSEGSEYEKVIDYYICSQSDIFVPAISGLFYANVAGNRIASGKTQILVPANIEGSSASAANYISTYVSKKNHLAYSCFC; encoded by the exons atGGGTGTGGATTTGAGGCAAGTGGTGGCTGGAATTCTGACGATAACCATGTTCGTAATGCTGGGTCAGATGATCAAAAGAGACCATTTTGATTCTGTCGAA GAAAAACTTCCGGGACTGTCGGATGATGCCCGTTTTGACGATAGCAAGTTAGAAGGGAAGTCGCTGGTTTCACTGTCTAAAAGGAATAAGGGTCCTTGGAAAGAAGAAAGCCAAGAGCTGAAACAATGCTGGAGCAGACCTACTTCCG ACTTAGTAGAGGACTCAAAGGGCTTTGTCACTTTCTCATTGACCAATGGTCCCGAATACCATGTTTCCCAG ATTGCAGCTGCAGTGGTAGTAGCAAAATATTTAGGAGCAACTCTAGTACTCCCTGACATCAGAGGAAGCAAACCAGGGGATCGGAG GAGCTTTGGAGAGATATATGATGTTGATAAGTTTGTAAGAAGCCTGGATGGAATTGTCAGAGTAGCAAAAGAAACACCTTCTGGTATATCAGCACGGAATCTTGCGGTTGTCAAGGTCCCAAATACAGTGACAGAAGAGTACATTGTGGATCATGTTGAACCTAAATTTAAGTCCAAGGGTAACATTAGACTGGCAACTTACTTCTCCTCAGTAAACATGAAAAAGCCTAGTCAAAAGAGTGAACTTGATTCTACATCATGTTTGGCTATGTTTGGAACTTTGGAGTTGCAGCCAGAGGTAAATGAAGTCGTTGACTCCATGGTTGAGCGTCTGAGAACATTGAGTCGGAAATCTGATGGTCATTTCTTAGCAGTGGACCTAAGGGTAGACATGTTGGAAAACAAGAATTGCCAAGGGACAAAAAGTTGTTTTGGCACGCAAGAGGTTTTGGAGTTTCTGCAGAAGATTGGTATTGACAAGGATACCACAATCTATTTAACTCAATCAAGGTGGGATAGCAGCCTTAATGCTCTGAAGAAGTTTTTTCCCAAAACTTACACCAAG GAAGGGATAATGCCAGTAGACAAGAAGTCCAAGTTCCTTGATTCAGAAGGTTCAGAATATGAGAAAGTCATTGACTACTACATATGTTCTCAAAGTGACATTTTTGTACCAGCGATCTCAGGCTTGTTTTACGCCAATGTAGCCGGTAACAGGATTGCATCTGGAAAGACTCAGATACTTGTTCCAGCCAACATTGAGGGTTCATCTGCATCAGCCGCCAATTATATCTCCACCTACGTTTCGAAGAAGAACCATTTGGCTTATTCATGTTTTTGCTAG
- the LOC108955796 gene encoding LOB domain-containing protein 23 — protein MSSFSRCAACKYLRRKCPQDCILAPYFPSSNPQRFACVHKIFGASNVTKMLQQVPGHLRAEAAECISYEATARVQDPVYGCVGIITQLQQQITQIHSEIMKIKGEMVAHRSAHPQHLPSPQPQGEPSWFSSTHRQEQDNFQSDKHLSGNF, from the exons ATGTCGAGCTTTAGTAGATGTGCCGCGTGCAAATATCTGAGAAGAAAATGCCCTCAAGATTGCATATTGGCTCCTTATTTCCCTTCCTCGAATCCACAAAGATTTGCTTGTGTCCATAAGATCTTTGGTGCCAGCAACGTCACTAAAATGCTTCAG CAAGTCCCGGGGCATTTACGGGCGGAAGCAGCAGAGTGCATTTCATATGAAGCAACAGCCAGGGTTCAAGACCCCGTCTATGGATGCGTTGGAATCATCACTCAACTGCAACAACAAATCACGCAGATTCACAGTGAGATAATGAAGATTAAGGGTGAAATGGTTGCCCATCGATCTGCACACCCACAACACCTCCCATCACCACAGCCACAAGGTGAACCTTCCTGGTTCAGTTCCACTCATCGGCAGGAGCAGGACAACTTTCAATCGGACAAGCATCTATCTGGAAACTTCTAA
- the LOC104424208 gene encoding UDP-glycosyltransferase 90A2 — MTGLVSPSPCAHVVVFPHMAHGHTLPSIDICNALTSLGVKVTIITTPKNAPLILSKVSKFSAISLRTIQFPRVPELPEGCENTADLPSLVLLVPFLKATKSMRPAFESILKEMSEAGSCLLRVISDFFLGWTLDVCQSFGIPRIVFHGMGVLSMVISKIAFENVSSLLAMPDSDPIELSKLSIPFTVYKCDISDLERCKDLNDPLLPIIAEIGEANMNSAGLIVSSLEELEGDYVAALERFYCQGAKAWCMGPALLYEHNQIERPAGSKQVDPSQSYIKWLDEHVGSGGVIYVSFGTQAHLSDVQMDNIAYGLEMARHPFIWAVKLATWVLPNNGWEDRLKGWGLVVHDWVDQRRILSHPAIGGFSSHCGWNSVLESLSEEVPMLAWPMGAEQPLNAKLVVMGLGAGVMVREGRVGETIASEVIRDGVKELMGGEKGRQARERAREIGRLARQAVEKKGGSSYKNLEVLIKFLKEKVKERV; from the coding sequence ATGACAGGGTTGGTCTCGCCATCACCTTGTGCTCATGTGGTGGTGTTCCCTCACATGGCTCATGGACATACGCTTCCATCAATAGACATATGCAATGCCCTCACAAGCCTTGGTGTCAAAgtcaccatcatcaccacccCAAAAAATGCTCCACTCATCCTATCAAAGGTATCCAAATTCTCTGCAATCTCCTTGCGCACCATACAGTTTCCTAGAGTCCCAGAGCTTCCTGAAGGATGCGAGAACACAGCTGATCTACCTTCCTTGGTTTTGTTGGTGCCTTTCTTGAAAGCAACCAAGTCCATGAGACCTGCCTTTGAGTCTATTCTCAAGGAGATGTCTGAAGCGGGTTCTTGCCTGCTCCGCGTGATTTCTGACTTTTTCCTAGGATGGACGCTCGATGTGTGTCAGTCTTTTGGTATTCCTAGGATTGTCTTCCATGGGATGGGGGTTTTGTCTATGGTCATCTCAAAAATTGCCTTCGAGAATGTCTCATCCCTCTTGGCAATGCCCGATTCCGATCCTATTGAATTGTCGAAGTTGAGCATTCCTTTCACAGTCTATAAATGTGACATCTCCGATTTGGAGCGGTGCAAAGACCTGAATGACCCTCTCTTGCCTATAATAGCGGAGATTGGAGAGGCAAATATGAATAGCGCGGGCCTTATTGTCAGCAGCTTGGAAGAGCTCGAAGGTGATTATGTTGCTGCcctggaaagattttactgcCAGGGGGCGAAAGCTTGGTGCATGGGGCCAGCTTTGCTTTACGAACATAATCAAATAGAGAGGCCTGCGGGATCAAAACAAGTAGACCCATCTCAGTCCTACATCAAGTGGCTGGATGAGCATGTTGGAAGCGGCGGAGTGATATATGTATCATTCGGAACACAAGCACACTTGAGTGATGTGCAAATGGACAATATAGCTTATGGACTAGAGATGGCAAGGCATCCGTTCATATGGGCGGTAAAACTAGCAACATGGGTGTTGCCAAATAATGGATGGGAAGATCGATTGAAAGGGTGGGGCTTGGTGGTGCATGATTGGGTGGACCAACGGCGCATCTTGTCGCATCCAGCGATAGGCGGTTTCTCAAGTCATTGTGGTTGGAACTCGGTGCTAGAAAGCCTATCGGAGGAGGTGCCGATGCTGGCGTGGCCGATGGGTGCTGAGCAGCCACTGAATGCTAAGCTTGTGGTGATGGGGCTCGGGGCTGGGGTTATGGTGAGAGAAGGTCGTGTTGGAGAGACAATTGCTAGCGAGGTGATAAGGGATGGAGTTAAGGAATTGATGGGAGGGGAGAAAGGAAGGCAGGCTAGGGAGAGGGCAAGAGAGATTGGTAGATTGGCGAGGCAAGCTGTGGAAAAGAAGGGTGGATCTTCCTACAAGAATTTGGAAGTCTTGATTAAATTCCtcaaagaaaaagttaaagagagagTTTAG
- the LOC104424209 gene encoding UDP-glycosyltransferase 90A2: MTGLVLPSPSAHVVVFPHMAQGHALPLLDICKALTSLGVKVTIITTPKNAPLILSKVLNYSEISLRTIQFPRVPELLEGCENTADLPSMALLVPFLKATESMRPAFECVLREMLEAKSRPLCVISDFFLGWTLNVCRSFGIPRIVFHGMGVLSMVIMKVVNENVPSILAMPDSDPIKLPKLSIPFTVNKCDITILERCKDPNDPFLSILAAIREADANSEGVIVNSFEELEGDYIAALEKFYYQGARAWCIGPALLYDQNQIERPVRSKQADPSQSYIEWLDERVGSGGVMYVSFGTQAHLSDMQMDNIAHGLQMAGHLFIWAVKSTTLSMGVPILAWAMGAEQPFNAKLVVTRFKAGVMVRESGVGGTIASEVIRDGVKELMGGERGRQARDRAREIGRLARMAHTNRSRIAIITVVMLVSRHKALSSQHRFGEGKSVIIIMKYPSSTFRGGVISCTVRVQLKITLLTVVAETAYYQVAGSAEFVLISEDERATWVMRVWEFSGQIKI, encoded by the exons ATGACAGGGTTGGTCTTGCCATCCCCTAGTGCTCATGTGGTGGTGTTCCCTCACATGGCTCAAGGACATGCACTCCCTTTACTAGACATATGCAAGGCCCTCACAAGTCTCGGTGTCAAAgtcaccatcatcaccacccCAAAGAATGCCCCACTCATTCTATCAAAGGTTTTGAACTACTCTGAAATCTCCTTGCGCACCATTCAGTTTCCTAGAGTCCCAGAGCTTCTTGAAGGATGTGAGAACACTGCCGATCTTCCTTCCATGGCTCTATTGGTGCCTTTCTTGAAAGCCACCGAGTCCATGAGACCCGCCTTTGAATGTGTTCTCAGGGAGATGTTGGAAGCCAAGTCTCGCCCGCTCTGCGTAATTTCTGATTTCTTCCTGGGATGGACGCTCAATGTGTGTCGGTCTTTCGGAATTCCTAGGATTGTCTTCCATGGGATGGGGGTTTTGTCTATGGTCATCATGAAAGTTGTCAATGAGAATGTCCCATCCATCTTGGCAATGCCCGATTCCGATCCTATTAAATTGCCGAAGTTGAGTATTCCTTTCACAGTTAATAAATGCGACATCACCATTTTAGAGAGGTGCAAAGACCCAAATGACCCTTTCTTGTCTATACTAGCAGCAATTCGAGAGGCAGATGCAAATAGTGAGGGGGTTATCGTCAATAGCTTCGAAGAGCTCGAAGGTGATTATATTGCTGCCCTGGAAAAATTTTACTACCAAGGGGCAAGAGCTTGGTGCATTGGGCCGGCTTTGCTCTATGACCAGAATCAAATAGAGAGGCCTGTGAGATCCAAACAAGCAGACCCATCTCAGTCCTACATCGAGTGGTTGGACGAGCGTGTTGGAAGCGGCGGGGTGATGTATGTATCATTCGGAACACAAGCACACTTGAGTGACATGCAGATGGACAATATAGCTCACGGACTGCAGATGGCAGGGCATCTGTTCATATGGGCAGTGAAATCGACAAC CTTGTCCATGGGGGTGCCAATACTGGCGTGGGCGATGGGTGCTGAACAGCCATTTAATGCTAAGCTTGTGGTGACGAGGTTCAAGGCTGGGGTGATGGTGAGAGAAAGTGGTGTCGGAGGGACAATTGCTAGTGAGGTGATAAGGGATGGAGTTAAGGAGTTGAtgggaggggagagaggaaggcAGGCTAGGGACAGGGCAAGAGAGATTGGTAGATTGGCAAG GATGGCACACACTAATAGATCTCGCATCGCCATCATCACTGTAGTCATGCTAGTCTCGAGGCATAAGGCGCTTTCGTCCCAGCATCGTTTCGGCGAGGGCAAAAGtgtgatcatcatcatgaaGTATCCTAGCAGCACATTCAGGGGTGGAGTAATTAGCTGCACAGTGAGGGTGCAGTTAAAGATCACACTCCTTACAGTAGTAGCAGAAACCGCATACTACCAAGTGGCCGGGTCGGCAGAGTTTGTGTTGATTTCTGAGGACGAGCGGGCGACGTGGGTGATGCGGGTTTGGGAGTTCTCGGGGCAAATTAAGATCTAA